Below is a genomic region from Henckelia pumila isolate YLH828 chromosome 3, ASM3356847v2, whole genome shotgun sequence.
GTCCACTAATTAAATGTTAATTACACGTTGCAAATTTGCATTGGCTAAAATTGCATGCCAGATCCGCGTAACGGTGAacgtcagaaaatccagttgacggTAACGGAGTTTGAGCCCACGCCAAAATAGAAACAAATCTGAACCGTTGAAAAGGAATTCTCAACTCAcccatcatcatcatgatgatgatgatcatGATGTGATGATTATCACCATCATCGCTACCCACCCACTCTCTCTCTAAAACCTTTTTATAACACCACCAAAAAAGATAATAATTCTCCAACATTGCAAAATTCTGCTACGCGCAAAGTTTTTTCTGCCATGGGGAGGTATACGAGCAAGTGCTGCAAGCGTTCCAGAGAGGCGGTGGTGGAGAAGGCGGCGCCGCAGATTGGCGCGAAGGTGGCTCGAACTTCGACAGCTGAGCAGGCGGTGCTGGAGAAGAAGAGGAGGAGAATTGGATTAGGAGGATCGGAGATGACGGAATCCTTAGTGCGGCTCGAAACGCGGCTTTTAGCGGTGGTTCCGGCGGAGAATTCGGGAGAGTCGACATGCGACAGCAGTGGTTCCGATCATGGTCTGGCATCTTGTTGCTCAAGCAACGGATCGAGTCAGCTGGCCAAGGGGAGTACGGATTTCGTAGATCTGGAGGTatgtatttaattttgaatgAGGAGTTGAAAATTCTATACGATCTCATGCTTATTAATTTCTCTGGAAGTTACGGACGGCTGAATTAACATAGTCTTAGAGCTTTAATTGTTCTTCAGAATTTAATACACGAGTTCGTTCCCAATTTTGAACTCCTTTTTCCTATACACACAGGAGAATGAGGagtttttggctacatcaggtGGCAATTTAGAGGAGAGGTAATTAATTACATGATATAAgtttttgatttaatttaatatttaaatcttCAAGTGATCGAATCATTCCCTCTTTGATTTCTTCCACGTACAGTTCCACTCTCTCACCTTCACTCACTTCCATGCGCAGAAGTGGTCGTACTGTTAGATTCTTTTTTCCCTTAAGTTACATCTTCTTTCAGGAGAGAAACGACCCCATCTAGCGAGGTTCGAGCTGAGTTAGGCGAGCTGGAGTCTACCGCGATGCCATGCGACCCCAATTTTCGCCGACGCTCCATATCAGCGGAGAAAATGCCGTCCGAGGTTGAACTCGAAGAATTCTTTTCTGCTGCTGAAACGAAACTCCATAAACAATTCATGGACAAGTAATCTCCCTCTCTCTCTCTGTGTGTCTCTCTCTCCCCCTCCTCCGCCCCGCCCCACCCACAAACCATGGCGTAGCTAATGAATTAATTCGATGGAAATTGCCAATAATTTGTGAATGTAGGTATAACTATGACATATTGAAGGACGAGCCATTAGAGGGGCGCTACGAATGGGTTCGGATTCTGGTAAAGCCTTGAAAATGGAGAAGAAATCGTGGGTTTCTTCAGTGAAATCGATCGGTTAATTAAGGTAATCAAGATCAGTATGTATGGGTTGATCCGACTTCCACTAATTAAAAGCTTAATCAAGAACTAAGGGTCCTACGATTTCTTCTGTAGATTTAATTTGTGCGTAGTTCAGTTCAGTTAGCTGGGATGTACAGTTAccagctagctagctagcttctTCTTTATGttatcatttcttaattctgAGTTCTGTCATTAGTGTAACTTTAGAGATCAACAAGAAATTGATCAAGATTCTAGATCCTCTTTCTCAAGTGTAAGAAgcatattaattatttagtctCACGATTTGAATTAAACTTGGTTGTGCCATGGATTGGAAATCTAATCCCTTGTATTAACATTGAAAATAAAAGCTCATTCTTCTCTCATAATCACTAGGTTTCCTTTCTTGATCGTTATTATTTAATTTCTTGCACTTAG
It encodes:
- the LOC140892380 gene encoding cyclin-dependent kinase inhibitor 6-like; translated protein: MGRYTSKCCKRSREAVVEKAAPQIGAKVARTSTAEQAVLEKKRRRIGLGGSEMTESLVRLETRLLAVVPAENSGESTCDSSGSDHGLASCCSSNGSSQLAKGSTDFVDLEENEEFLATSGGNLEERRETTPSSEVRAELGELESTAMPCDPNFRRRSISAEKMPSEVELEEFFSAAETKLHKQFMDKYNYDILKDEPLEGRYEWVRILVKP